Below is a window of Brachyspira pilosicoli DNA.
CAAACTCAGTAATTTTTAGTATAGTATAAAATAATCTCAATATAAAAAATAAATATGATAAAATTAGATGATAATATAAATAACACTCTAAATAGATGGCGTCTTATACTCGGAGATTTCGCTGATAATAATATTGAATTGCAAAACGGATTATCAGATATTAATGAATCTTTAAATTTTTTGTATGACAGAGAGTACTCAAAAGAAGACGGTTATTATAATGATGATAATAGTACAACAACAAAGGGCGGTAAAAATAAAAGCAATCTAACTGTGCCAATGTGGGTTTCTAAGATAAGAAAACTCTTTCCAAAAGAAACCGTTCAGATTATGCAGACTCATGCTCTAAATAAATATAATCTAACTGAAATGATTACAGATGAGAATATTTTAAAGGAAATGGAGCCTAATATGGAGCTTCTTAAAAATATTCTAACATTTAGAGATATGATGGATTCTAATGTAAAAAAGCTTGCATATGGAATAGTAAGAGATATTGTAGAAAAACTAAAAAGAAAAATGGAGCAAGATATTAAAAAAGTTTTTTATGGCAAGAAGCTTCCTCATTCTTATACAACTCAAAAAAAAATGTTTAAAAATCTTGATGTAAAAAAAACAATTAGGCACAATTTAAAAAACTATAATACTCAAAATAATACAATATTTGTAGATAAACTTTATTTTAATAACAATATAAGAAACTATAATCCTTGGCATATTATAATACTTATAGATGAAAGCGGCTCTATGCTTGATAGTGTTATATATTCATCTATAATGGCGTCAATATTTGCTAATTTGCCTTATTTATCTGTGAAGCTTATTATATTTGACACTTCCATAGTTGATCTTACTGATTATGTTAAAGACCCAGTAGATACTCTTTTAAAGGTTCAATTAGGTGGTGGGACTGATATTGTTAATGCTTTGGAGTATGCTAAAAAAATTACTGCATTTCCAGAAAAGACAATATATTTACTTATAAGCGATTTGGAAGACAGCAATGATTATAAATGTATGCATAACAGTGTAAAAGGTATTATTGAAGCAAGAAGTAAGATTTTTATATTAACAGCATTAGATTATGATTGTAATGAATCATATAATAAAAATGCTGCTCAAAAACTTTCTAAACTTGGTGCTAAAGTGGCTGCCATTACTCCAAATAAATTAGCAGAGTATGTAAATGATATTATAGCTAAATGATTATATAACTATATTTTATTAAAATTATTTTTATTTAGTTTTTTATAAACATGTTTTTTTTGTTTAATAGTTTTATTAAACATTCTCTATATTGTTCATAATTGTATGTTTTTTTACAAAAATATATAGATAATTATTTTTTAAATCCGAAAATTAGTAATGTAATATTATAATCTTTTTTATAAAAATGGTAGAAAAATGAAAATATTTATCAATGACAAAGAATTATCATTTACATTAGAAAATGAACAAAATGCTTATGATGTATTAAAAGGTGTAGAAGAGTGGTGTAACTCTAATAATTTTCTTATTAATAAAATTATAATAGATAATAATGAGCTTCACCCATATATAGACGAAGAATATGAGAAAATACTTATAGAAAATATTGACACTATATATATAGAAGCCCTTAGCAATAGTGAATATTATTTATCTAGCCTTAATTCTATAATGGATTATATTAAAAATATTTCTGTTACAGATTCTGCTATTTTAAGTGAAAGAGATATAGAAGATTTAAAAGACGGATTTGCTTGGATATTAGATTCTATACCAAGGGTAATATTTCTTTGCAATATGAGTTTAGAAAGCCATAATTCTATGCATTTACTAAAGATGCTTGAAGTAAAATTAGAGAGATTAACATCATTAACAGAGAAAAAAGAAGATATAGAAAAAATAAGAGATTATTTTAATGATGATATTAAGCCATTCATTAATGATAAATTAATGCCTACTATGGAACTTATTATGGAAGATGCTAAAATTAATACTATAATAATGTTTTCTAACAATATTAATTCTGATAATGCATTATATAAAATAGGCACTCTTCCTAAGTTTTATGATTTTATAATAGAACTATTAGATAAAATTGTAAGCAAGCTTCAAACAGGAAATGATAAAGAAGCATTTTTGTATGCAGAAAAATTTTCAAGAGTAGTAAGTTTCTCTTTTACAATACTTTCAAAAGTGGCAGATATATGCTCCATAGATTATAACAATATAAAAATAAATAAAATAAGTCTTTATGATTCAATAGAAGATTTTAACAGTATGATGAATAATGTTTTAGAAGCATTTTCTAATGAAGACTATATATCTATAGCAGACATATTGGAATATGAAATAAAAGATAAATTAAAAGATATTATTAATTATATACCTGTTGTAGAGGAATACATTGAAAAACTCAATGTTTGATTTTACAGAAGAAGACAACTCATTTCTTCCAATGGCAGAGCGTATGCGTCCCACTTCTATAGAGGAAGTTTATGGGCAAAAGCATATTCTATCAGAAAATAAAACTCTAAGAAAAATGATTGATAAAGATAAAATTACTTCTATGGTTTTTTTTGGTCCTCCGGGAGTTGGAAAATCAACAGTTGCTTCTATAATTGCTAAGAAAACTAAAAGAGAATATATAAAATTAAATGCTGTACTTTCTAATGTGTCTGAAATTAGAGATGCTATTAAAAAGGCAGAAAAAAATCTATCCAACGAAAAAAAGACAATACTTTTTATTGATGAAATACATAGGTTTAATAAATCTCAGCAAGATGCTTTACTTCCCGCTGTAGAAAATGGGACAATTATTCTTATTGGAAGCACAACACAAAATCCTTATTTTTATTTAACTAATGCACTTCTTTCGCGTATAATGCTTTTTGAGTTTAAGAACCTCGAAGATGAAGACATTAGAGAGGCTGTTGTTAATGCTATTAAAGATAAAAGAGGACTCGGCGAAGATGATATTGATGTAGAAGATAAAGCTATAGATTTAATAGTAAAGTTTTCGCATGGAGATGTAAGAAAAGCTTTAACATATCTTGAAACATCATACTTAGCTACACAAATAGATGAAACAAAAGAAAAACTCACAATCACAGAAGAGATAGTAAAAGATGTTACAACCAAGCAGGCATTAAACTTTGATGAAGATGAGCATTACAACACTATTAGTGCTTTTATAAAAAGTGTGAGAGGAAGCGACCCAAATGCAGCAATTTATTATTTGGCAAGAATGCTTGAGTCAGGAGAAGACCCAAGATATATAGCAAGACGCCTTTGCATATTAGCTGCTGAGGACATAGGACTTGCAGACCCTAATGCACTTAATATAGCATCATCGCTTCTTAATATAGTTGAGTTTATAGGTATGCCGGAAGGAAGAATACCTCTTGCAGAGGTTACTATATATTTGGCACTTTGCCCGAAATCTAATTCTGCATATAACGCCATTAACAAAGCATTAAAAGACGTGAGAAACGGAGAGCTTTATTCTATACCGAATTATTTGAAAGATAACAACTCAGCATCATTTGACAGAAAGAGTAATGAAGATTATAAATATCCTCATGATTATCCTTATCATATAATAAAGCAGGACTACTTAGAAAAAGGTATTAGAAAAAATTATTATGAAGCGGTAGAGATAGGAGAGGAAAGAGAGCTTAAGAAAAGATATGAATGGATAATTAAGCATATATATGATTAAGTTATATTTAGTAAAGTTATTTTTTATCCTAATTTTGCCTCATCTCTGTGTTTTCTTCGTAAAGAACTGCATTTTTAGACAAAGATACATTTATTATTTTATAGTTTATAGATATTCCAAACATATAAAGCTAAAATATTTGTATTATCTATATTTCTAAAATATTAGCTATGGTACCTGTACTTTTTGCAACTTTTTGCTACGGGAAAAAGTTGATAAAAAATAATTATTTTAATATATTCTGAAAATTTTTAAGTCTGTAAAAATTTAGTCTTTATATTTTATTGTTTTCGGGGACTAGCCCCCGCACCCCCACTTCTTTTGCTGCAGCAAAGAAGCAAAAGAACTGCATTTTTACACAAATATACATCTACTATTTTGTACCTTATAATATATAATAATCTAAACAACAATATTAAAGGAAAATACAATATGACTATAAGAAAAACAACTGCTAATGATATAGATAAACTCTTAGAAATATTTGATTATGCCAGAGAATATATGAAAGCAAATAATAATCCAAATCAATGGGTTAATGGTTATCCATCAAGAGAAGATGTAGAACAAGACATTAAAAAAAATGAAAGTTATGTATGTTTAGATGATGATAATAATATAATAGCAACATTTTGTTTTTTTATAGGCATTGAAGAAGATTATAATGAAATATACGAAGGTAAGTGGCTTAATAACAATAAATATGGAGTTATACACAGAATAGCAACTTTAAAAAATCAAAAAGGAGTAGGCTCTTTTTGCATGAAATACTGTTTTGATATATGCAAAAATATGAGAGTAGATACACATAAAGACAATATACCAATGCAAAGGCTTTTAGAGAAAGAAGGTTTTACAAAGTGCGGCATAATAAAATTAAGAAGAAACGGAGCGGAAAGAATAGCTTTTCAGAAGAGCGAATAAAGTTAATTTTCTATTTCTTTATCATACCATTCTGTATTGCCAAGATTTTCTTTTAATGCTTCTTGTAAACCATATAAATCATAGTATACTAATAGCAGATTCTTATAATGTAGTTCAACATATACTAAAAAAATTTTAACTTTGTCAAAAATTATATTTTTTAATTTTAAATATTCATGGGGCTTTGTCCCACACCCCAGTTCTTTTGCTGCCGCAAAGAACCAAAAAGGCTGTATTTTTATCTAAAATTTAGGTTTTATTCTATCATTATTTTATAGATATTTTTAAATATAAAGTTATAGTAATTGCGTTTTTCTCAAAACTTATCAATAGTGTAAAAACTTTTTAACGAATTTAATACAACAACTGAATAGAATGCATGTGGATACGAGAGATTCAAAAAAGTTGCTAAAAAACATTCTAATAAAATTGGAGATGGCGGGACTCGAACCCGCGTCCTACGAAGCGCCCCATATTCGTCTACATAGCATATCTTATCTTTGAAGTTTCACTCTACAGGTAAAAGACAAGCAGAAAAACTATAAAGCTAGTTTGAGTATACGTAATATTAGGCTCAAACGGCACCTAATACAAGTTCTATGTGTTTCGACACCGATAAAGCAACCCATAGACAAATCACTAAACCAGTGACAGCTTCAATTAAGCTGCAAGTGCGTATTCGTCTGCACTTATATTTTTAGTATGATATTTACGTGCATATACCAAGCACGGCTATGCAAAATATGACTCAACCATCGCAGTCGAAGCCGGAGCATCCCCTTTCAAAGAACATATATTTATTATTATAATATTTTTTTTTATATAGTCAATAGTTCTGAATGCTTTACTTTTATATTAATTTAAGTATAATTAAGTAGTTATGAAATATTTATTAATACTGTTTGTTATAATAAGTTCGCAATTATATCCTTATGAATTAAGACTTCACTTTGCAAGGGCTAATATTTATAATAATACTTTATATGCCAATGTTTATGTTGGAAATGATATGAATTTTTATAATAATATAAAAAAATATTTAGATAACGGCATTATAACTATATTTAACTTTAGAGTTAATTTATTTAAAGAAAATTTATTATTAGATGATAGTATAAAAGATGCCCATTTTTTTAGGAGAATGTATTATGACTTTTTTACTAAAGAATATGTTATGTATAATTCTCAGACTATGGCTGAAACAAGAAATACGAACTTTTATGAATTAATTAGAAATACAAGCCAAATCAATAGAATAGAGATTATTAATACTAATAACCTTAATATACACAGCGAATATTATTTTAAAACAAGACTTTCAATACAGTTTGAAAACGCCTATCCATATTTAAATACTTTTTTTAATATACTTACTCCATTACAATATAGAATTAAATGGTTAAAATCTAATAATTTTTATTTAAATAAATTGTAATAATAATTTTTATATTTTCTTATATTATTTATAGGTAAAAATCCGATTTTGTATTAAATAAAGTACCTTGACTTTTTGTAAATATTTTATAAAATTATTTTTTAATTAGAGGAATTATGCATTATTTTATTAGTATATTAATTGCTTTAATATTTTCAAGCTATTCATTCGCACAAAATTATGGTTATGATAAAAATTATCAATCATATTTAGATGAAAATGGCGTAGAAATTGATGATAAACAAAAGGATAAAGTTAGAGAAGATATAAAAAAGTGGGCTAACTATTATTTGCAAAAACAATATAAATATAATGAAAGAGTTGAATTAACGCACCCCACTACAAAAGAGAAGAAAAAATTCAATTTTGATTGCTCCGGTTTTGTAACAGCTGTTTATTGGAGTTCTAATATAGCAGTATTTGAGAAGCAAGCCATAATGGACTCTAGCGGAGTAAAAACAATATATTCAACACTTTCAAAATATAAAAAGATATATAATGATAGTATGCCAAATGTTGGCGATATTGTGATGTTTGACAGAACTACATCAGATACAAAAAAACTTACACATGCTGGAATAGTTGTTGATGTAGATAGAGAAGAAGGAACTGTAACTTATGTACATGCCTCTACGAGCAAAGGGCTTGTTGAAGGCTATATAAATTTAAAATATCCTGATTTAGCTAGAAAAGACGGCAAAGTTATTAACAGCTATCTTAGAAGAGGAGGAGGCATAGATTCACTTGCATCAAAATGTTTTAATAGTTATGGTACTATTTTAGATATACCTTTAGAATAAATATATACATAAAAGAGTTTTTTTGGAGAATATATGGCTAATAATAAAAAAAAGAATACGAATAGAAGAAACAACATTCCTCAAAGCGGGGGCGGAAATCAAATTATTATAATATTGCTTCTTACAATGGTTGTAGTGATGGCAATAATGTATTTTCAGAAAACACCTCAAGTTAAAGCTCAGGAATGGGATTATTCTACTGTTGTAGAGAAAGTAAAAGAGAAATCTGTTA
It encodes the following:
- a CDS encoding VWA domain-containing protein is translated as MIKLDDNINNTLNRWRLILGDFADNNIELQNGLSDINESLNFLYDREYSKEDGYYNDDNSTTTKGGKNKSNLTVPMWVSKIRKLFPKETVQIMQTHALNKYNLTEMITDENILKEMEPNMELLKNILTFRDMMDSNVKKLAYGIVRDIVEKLKRKMEQDIKKVFYGKKLPHSYTTQKKMFKNLDVKKTIRHNLKNYNTQNNTIFVDKLYFNNNIRNYNPWHIIILIDESGSMLDSVIYSSIMASIFANLPYLSVKLIIFDTSIVDLTDYVKDPVDTLLKVQLGGGTDIVNALEYAKKITAFPEKTIYLLISDLEDSNDYKCMHNSVKGIIEARSKIFILTALDYDCNESYNKNAAQKLSKLGAKVAAITPNKLAEYVNDIIAK
- a CDS encoding replication-associated recombination protein A — protein: MFDFTEEDNSFLPMAERMRPTSIEEVYGQKHILSENKTLRKMIDKDKITSMVFFGPPGVGKSTVASIIAKKTKREYIKLNAVLSNVSEIRDAIKKAEKNLSNEKKTILFIDEIHRFNKSQQDALLPAVENGTIILIGSTTQNPYFYLTNALLSRIMLFEFKNLEDEDIREAVVNAIKDKRGLGEDDIDVEDKAIDLIVKFSHGDVRKALTYLETSYLATQIDETKEKLTITEEIVKDVTTKQALNFDEDEHYNTISAFIKSVRGSDPNAAIYYLARMLESGEDPRYIARRLCILAAEDIGLADPNALNIASSLLNIVEFIGMPEGRIPLAEVTIYLALCPKSNSAYNAINKALKDVRNGELYSIPNYLKDNNSASFDRKSNEDYKYPHDYPYHIIKQDYLEKGIRKNYYEAVEIGEERELKKRYEWIIKHIYD
- a CDS encoding GNAT family N-acetyltransferase, with protein sequence MTIRKTTANDIDKLLEIFDYAREYMKANNNPNQWVNGYPSREDVEQDIKKNESYVCLDDDNNIIATFCFFIGIEEDYNEIYEGKWLNNNKYGVIHRIATLKNQKGVGSFCMKYCFDICKNMRVDTHKDNIPMQRLLEKEGFTKCGIIKLRRNGAERIAFQKSE
- a CDS encoding DUF4390 domain-containing protein, which codes for MKYLLILFVIISSQLYPYELRLHFARANIYNNTLYANVYVGNDMNFYNNIKKYLDNGIITIFNFRVNLFKENLLLDDSIKDAHFFRRMYYDFFTKEYVMYNSQTMAETRNTNFYELIRNTSQINRIEIINTNNLNIHSEYYFKTRLSIQFENAYPYLNTFFNILTPLQYRIKWLKSNNFYLNKL
- a CDS encoding NlpC/P60 family protein, which translates into the protein MHYFISILIALIFSSYSFAQNYGYDKNYQSYLDENGVEIDDKQKDKVREDIKKWANYYLQKQYKYNERVELTHPTTKEKKKFNFDCSGFVTAVYWSSNIAVFEKQAIMDSSGVKTIYSTLSKYKKIYNDSMPNVGDIVMFDRTTSDTKKLTHAGIVVDVDREEGTVTYVHASTSKGLVEGYINLKYPDLARKDGKVINSYLRRGGGIDSLASKCFNSYGTILDIPLE